In the Fibrobacter succinogenes genome, one interval contains:
- a CDS encoding isoprenylcysteine carboxylmethyltransferase family protein, giving the protein MKLLREIIGYVLGGVLFVGLIPTLMWLASGMPDLLPIDAARGVIAAVVMLAGLALSVWTIIYMKRRGKGNPMDAFGHEVAPRTSHLMTDGPYRLNRNPMLTGTFVYLIGALVWLWRWQALLVFAVFVAIMMVQVFSEERRLRRDFGKEYEEFCKIRRRF; this is encoded by the coding sequence ATGAAACTGTTACGCGAAATCATTGGATACGTGCTTGGCGGAGTGCTTTTTGTAGGGTTAATTCCAACGCTGATGTGGCTTGCCTCGGGAATGCCGGATTTGTTGCCAATTGACGCCGCTCGGGGAGTGATCGCTGCTGTGGTAATGCTTGCTGGGCTTGCTTTGAGCGTTTGGACGATCATTTACATGAAACGCCGCGGGAAAGGCAATCCGATGGATGCTTTTGGTCACGAAGTCGCACCACGCACCAGCCACCTGATGACTGACGGTCCGTACCGCCTAAACAGAAACCCGATGCTTACGGGCACGTTCGTTTATCTTATTGGTGCGTTGGTATGGCTGTGGCGTTGGCAGGCCTTGCTTGTATTTGCCGTTTTCGTTGCAATCATGATGGTGCAAGTCTTTAGCGAAGAACGCCGACTCCGCCGCGACTTTGGTAAAGAATACGAAGAATTCTGCAAAATCCGCAGAAGATTTTAA
- a CDS encoding alkyl/aryl-sulfatase, whose product MEENVNSLASTAFTRVKNHYEANRSNIGKNRNRSSEYGIANCCCKYAHTPDINSVWSQVNYKFLEKPYDYDDANDANGHLYVHPNLWENGASNHLSGVFEVVPDRIYQIRGYDMSNITFVMSNPLSIHPSMSPFSYRHLYPRWIVFDTLMSNECTAAAMSLFDNFLRIKYATKFMGYFLKGRIAGMIISHSHIDHYGGMEKVAEYFVKDGDGKIGGKTEDGVEIVNNRFIIAPAGFYDHAVSENVYLGNAMGRRASYQYGSFIKPQNEKDVSGEISIGIGQGQSTGKPSAVGRPTLEISENTTLKLDEIEVDFQLTPGTEAPAEMNNYIPYYKALWLAENCSGTLHNLYTLRGAEIRDAKAWSHFLMETAVKYGDVADVIFQSHNWPHWGENTTQKDGEQKVPTVNIRNFIIETAAIYKYIHDQTLLYMNMGYKMNEVADMLVLPRKMQKNWTLKPFYGTPVHNAKAVYQKYLGWYDANPIHLQELPPEQLAKEMLRYVKAGNNKKMFEMISEDIASGNYWTAAYMAHQMVLAGENSDDIDDAKKLCATALRQLGYQSESGTWRNAYLSAAYELTHDKVRSTQDNKSDQLAQMPPETLLDYISIFFDGERAASKIDYDVCFNVFSLDEKQKIINQTYFVFVVKNGAILYYEITEEDYKKQNRTKFMVEFNELKSVAVGSYQKDYLSQVNDSCREKYTFLSDISNAVIVVSNKDRFKYFDIIGRHDSNVQNENGDIVDLKTEVLGCINLLEKYVRKFENEKSVLVLSNEDNESWNNYYNLLKIQTLVTLDGDFFIPGDETMGIGNDGKFMPYELYYTLYTLYRYLYRSYLKNDFGYKGTDDSFTKLKQSIVLLETYVADYYLCDSNYSVEFDLGDSLAWRYLNNVSDESSTLVSFNVADFFKELYTRYNKLSENIRY is encoded by the coding sequence ATGGAAGAAAATGTAAATTCGTTGGCATCGACTGCTTTTACACGAGTCAAGAATCATTATGAAGCGAATCGTAGCAATATTGGCAAAAATAGAAACAGATCTTCAGAATATGGTATTGCTAATTGTTGTTGTAAGTATGCGCATACTCCCGATATTAATTCTGTTTGGTCTCAGGTTAACTACAAGTTTTTAGAAAAACCGTATGATTATGATGATGCTAATGATGCAAACGGTCATTTGTACGTTCATCCGAATCTTTGGGAAAATGGGGCCAGCAACCATTTATCAGGTGTATTTGAAGTTGTACCGGACAGGATATATCAGATTCGTGGCTATGATATGTCCAACATTACATTTGTAATGAGTAATCCACTTTCAATTCATCCTAGTATGTCTCCTTTTTCTTATCGACATTTATATCCACGTTGGATCGTTTTTGACACTTTGATGAGCAATGAATGTACTGCCGCGGCGATGTCTCTTTTTGATAATTTTTTAAGAATAAAGTATGCGACTAAATTTATGGGTTATTTCCTAAAAGGAAGGATTGCGGGAATGATTATCAGTCATTCGCATATCGACCACTATGGCGGAATGGAAAAAGTTGCAGAATACTTTGTTAAAGATGGGGATGGAAAAATTGGCGGAAAAACCGAAGATGGTGTAGAAATAGTCAATAATCGCTTTATCATAGCTCCTGCCGGTTTTTATGACCATGCTGTTAGTGAAAACGTCTATTTGGGCAATGCTATGGGTAGACGAGCTTCTTATCAGTATGGAAGTTTTATTAAACCACAAAACGAAAAAGATGTTAGTGGTGAAATAAGCATCGGCATTGGGCAAGGACAGTCTACCGGGAAACCTTCCGCAGTGGGTAGGCCGACATTGGAAATTTCGGAAAATACCACACTGAAACTTGACGAAATTGAAGTTGATTTCCAGTTGACTCCGGGGACAGAAGCGCCTGCCGAAATGAACAATTACATCCCGTATTATAAAGCTTTATGGCTCGCCGAAAACTGTTCCGGAACATTGCACAACCTTTACACTCTTCGCGGTGCAGAAATTCGCGATGCAAAGGCTTGGTCGCATTTCTTGATGGAAACTGCTGTTAAATATGGTGATGTTGCTGATGTTATTTTCCAGAGCCATAACTGGCCGCATTGGGGTGAAAATACAACTCAAAAGGATGGAGAACAAAAGGTTCCTACAGTTAATATACGCAATTTTATTATTGAAACTGCTGCCATTTACAAGTACATTCACGACCAGACGCTGCTTTATATGAATATGGGCTACAAGATGAACGAAGTAGCGGACATGCTTGTTTTGCCGAGAAAAATGCAGAAAAACTGGACGCTCAAGCCATTTTATGGAACGCCCGTACACAATGCCAAGGCCGTGTACCAGAAATATCTTGGCTGGTACGATGCTAATCCGATTCACCTTCAGGAGCTTCCGCCAGAACAATTGGCTAAAGAAATGCTTCGCTATGTGAAAGCCGGAAACAATAAAAAAATGTTTGAAATGATATCTGAAGACATTGCTTCTGGAAATTATTGGACTGCGGCCTACATGGCGCATCAGATGGTTCTTGCGGGCGAAAATAGTGATGATATTGACGATGCAAAAAAATTGTGCGCCACTGCATTGCGACAACTCGGTTACCAGAGCGAATCGGGAACATGGCGAAATGCTTACCTGAGTGCCGCATATGAACTTACCCACGATAAGGTTCGGTCAACACAAGATAATAAATCTGATCAGTTGGCTCAAATGCCGCCCGAGACGCTTCTTGATTATATTTCCATTTTCTTCGATGGTGAAAGAGCTGCATCTAAGATTGATTATGATGTATGTTTCAATGTCTTTTCTCTGGATGAAAAACAAAAAATTATTAATCAAACGTATTTTGTATTTGTTGTCAAAAATGGTGCGATACTGTATTATGAAATTACAGAGGAAGACTACAAAAAGCAAAATAGAACAAAATTTATGGTTGAATTTAACGAGCTCAAAAGCGTTGCCGTTGGTTCATATCAAAAGGATTATTTAAGCCAAGTGAATGATTCATGTCGAGAAAAATATACATTCCTTAGCGACATTTCCAATGCTGTAATTGTTGTTTCTAACAAGGATCGCTTTAAATATTTCGATATTATTGGCAGACACGATAGCAATGTGCAAAATGAAAATGGCGATATTGTCGATTTGAAGACCGAAGTGCTTGGTTGTATTAATTTGCTTGAAAAATATGTTAGAAAGTTCGAGAATGAAAAATCTGTACTTGTCCTTTCTAACGAAGATAACGAAAGCTGGAATAATTATTACAATCTGTTAAAAATACAAACTCTTGTTACGCTTGATGGTGATTTCTTTATTCCAGGTGACGAAACCATGGGAATCGGAAATGACGGCAAGTTCATGCCGTACGAATTGTATTATACTTTGTACACGCTTTATAGATACTTGTATCGAAGCTATCTAAAAAATGACTTTGGCTATAAAGGGACTGATGATTCATTTACTAAGTTGAAACAAAGTATTGTTTTGCTCGAAACCTATGTTGCCGATTACTATCTTTGCGATTCTAATTACAGCGTTGAATTTGATTTAGGGGATTCTTTAGCATGGCGTTATCTAAACAATGTTTCCGATGAATCGTCAACACTTGTATCGTTTAATGTTGCTGATTTCTTCAAGGAATTATACACGCGCTACAATAAGCTTTCGGAAAACATTAGGTACTAA
- a CDS encoding CotH kinase family protein, with amino-acid sequence MQKKLVVWGLVFASTYFCGCTDDNAAAPFNDSSAISEESSSSIEQNKSSNSNPSTSVDVSSPSVARSSESSQVPPSNNSSEDPIKSSSSAAPISSSAVAPASSSTPAQLPPTYSSSSYAISNATIASSSSAKIAGSSSSGLKDYDDNHKPKDSFLPAAGFYSSLTINPLSPQKGGEIRCTFDGSFPTAQSDQITTAKTLTENTVIRCSEFVNGQAMDTTTQTYFINESVSMPVIAITVNHHDMFDSTDGLYATGNINSGIGGGMGNWGNMGGGGNVTDDNNPKCTEPCKGANFWKDDELPAHVEYFENGSSSKSKAWEIDAGISIIGNWSRYKPKKSVAIKMDNDNYGDKVLKYSLFKTRPEAKKIKSFNLRNNGNRFWCDYVGDAMMTALMEGTDVDYQRSRQVVVFYNGEYFGIHDLRERLNRNFVETNYGIDSKSINMVKIAGTTLEASGTNGASTSEYQQLYNEISGGNFAGDNNTKYEQIKSKINVNSFAQYMFAEMYFHNGDWPTNNVRAWGGNGHPFKFVAFDTDHGFGFSPGISGFDVDNQNMFDWVLGAKSNSQGGNQGGMWGGFGGFGGGGASAGPGTMLSKLLENPDFKRLFINNACILLNSYLTYEKVQKTVQSMMATIPSSEQQRDEKRWPRNQSNFKWDPNGNRLIAYAKNRSETIKKEMVERFDLENEVSVTIGASGNGSVLVDGMKLPSNNYQCKFFSNNELLLTAIASSGTVFTGWSDGSTENPRLVQVSAGQTITAVFK; translated from the coding sequence ATGCAGAAAAAACTCGTAGTTTGGGGTCTCGTTTTCGCGAGTACTTATTTTTGCGGCTGCACCGACGATAATGCAGCGGCTCCGTTTAATGATTCATCCGCAATCAGCGAAGAATCATCTTCGTCTATCGAACAAAATAAATCTTCTAATTCTAATCCATCAACTTCTGTTGATGTTTCATCTCCATCCGTAGCACGCTCCAGCGAATCCTCGCAAGTACCACCATCGAACAATTCTAGCGAAGATCCCATAAAAAGTTCGTCCTCTGCAGCTCCAATTTCAAGTTCTGCAGTTGCACCTGCAAGCAGTTCAACACCAGCCCAACTCCCCCCAACATATTCTTCTAGCTCCTATGCTATTTCCAACGCCACAATAGCAAGCAGTTCTTCTGCAAAAATTGCAGGTTCATCTTCTAGCGGGCTAAAAGATTACGATGACAATCACAAGCCCAAGGACAGTTTCCTCCCGGCAGCGGGATTCTATTCGAGTCTCACCATAAATCCGCTCTCTCCGCAAAAAGGTGGTGAAATCCGTTGCACATTTGACGGTTCCTTCCCAACAGCACAATCCGATCAAATAACAACAGCAAAAACACTTACCGAGAACACGGTTATACGTTGTTCTGAATTTGTAAACGGTCAGGCAATGGATACCACGACACAAACGTACTTCATCAACGAAAGCGTTTCGATGCCAGTCATAGCCATCACCGTAAATCATCACGACATGTTCGACTCCACAGACGGTCTCTACGCTACAGGCAATATCAACAGCGGTATCGGCGGCGGCATGGGCAACTGGGGCAACATGGGCGGAGGCGGAAACGTAACCGACGACAACAACCCAAAATGCACGGAACCCTGCAAGGGCGCTAACTTCTGGAAAGACGATGAACTCCCCGCTCACGTGGAATACTTCGAAAACGGAAGTTCTTCCAAGAGCAAAGCCTGGGAAATCGACGCCGGCATTTCCATCATCGGAAACTGGAGCCGCTACAAGCCCAAGAAGAGTGTCGCTATCAAGATGGATAACGATAATTACGGCGACAAGGTCCTCAAATATTCATTGTTCAAGACTCGCCCAGAAGCAAAAAAAATCAAGTCATTCAACTTGCGCAACAACGGGAACCGATTCTGGTGCGACTATGTTGGCGATGCCATGATGACCGCCCTTATGGAAGGCACCGATGTAGATTACCAACGCAGCCGCCAAGTAGTTGTGTTCTACAACGGTGAATACTTCGGCATCCACGACTTGCGCGAACGCTTGAACAGAAACTTTGTTGAGACAAATTATGGCATCGATTCCAAGTCCATCAACATGGTTAAAATTGCGGGAACAACCCTAGAAGCGAGTGGCACTAATGGCGCCTCGACTTCAGAATACCAGCAACTATACAATGAAATTAGCGGCGGCAATTTTGCGGGCGACAACAACACAAAATACGAACAAATAAAATCAAAAATCAACGTCAACAGTTTTGCGCAATACATGTTCGCCGAAATGTATTTCCACAATGGCGACTGGCCTACAAACAACGTTCGCGCTTGGGGCGGAAACGGTCACCCGTTCAAATTCGTCGCATTCGATACCGACCACGGATTTGGATTCTCGCCGGGCATCAGCGGCTTTGACGTCGATAATCAGAACATGTTCGACTGGGTACTCGGTGCAAAATCCAATAGCCAGGGAGGCAATCAAGGCGGTATGTGGGGCGGTTTCGGAGGCTTCGGTGGCGGAGGCGCCAGCGCAGGCCCGGGCACCATGCTGAGCAAGCTCCTTGAAAATCCCGACTTCAAACGGCTTTTCATCAACAACGCCTGCATCCTTCTCAATAGCTACTTGACTTACGAAAAGGTGCAAAAGACCGTGCAATCCATGATGGCAACCATCCCCTCTTCGGAACAGCAGCGCGACGAAAAGAGATGGCCACGTAACCAAAGCAACTTCAAGTGGGATCCGAACGGAAACAGATTGATTGCTTACGCCAAGAACCGCAGCGAAACCATCAAAAAAGAAATGGTCGAACGCTTCGACCTCGAAAACGAAGTTTCTGTAACGATTGGCGCAAGCGGAAACGGCTCCGTGTTAGTTGACGGGATGAAACTCCCAAGCAACAATTATCAATGCAAATTCTTCAGCAATAACGAACTGCTGCTGACCGCAATCGCAAGCTCCGGAACCGTATTCACGGGCTGGTCCGACGGATCCACCGAAAACCCGCGACTGGTACAAGTGAGCGCAGGCCAAACGATTACAGCCGTGTTCAAGTAA
- a CDS encoding alpha-E domain-containing protein — MLSRVANSIYWLARYIERAENVARSIDVNLQLQLDLPGEVRPWEPVIQIAGNADDFFKKYAHASFENALTFLTFDKENPSSIISCVAAARENARCVRERISSELWIAINQFYLKLSDPEMPKQVLAAPHAFYSSVKEFSQLTAGIIQGTMSHDVAWNFTHLGTLLERADQTSRILDVKYYILLPDVSMVGMALDTVQWNAVLKSVGAYEMFHRRNSDVTPHNVAEFLLLSEDFPRSLRYCLEKAELCLKNIAFPIKSNAESIRLLGKLRSDISFTTIEEIIEHGLHEQIEKVQIRLNELGNQIWKDFFC; from the coding sequence ATGTTAAGTAGAGTCGCAAATTCCATTTATTGGCTTGCCCGTTACATAGAACGTGCCGAAAACGTGGCGCGCAGTATCGACGTGAACCTCCAACTCCAACTGGACTTGCCCGGCGAGGTGCGCCCCTGGGAACCGGTCATCCAAATTGCGGGTAATGCCGACGATTTCTTCAAGAAATACGCTCACGCCTCGTTCGAAAACGCCCTGACATTTTTGACTTTCGACAAAGAAAACCCGAGCAGCATTATTTCGTGCGTGGCAGCTGCGCGTGAGAATGCCCGTTGTGTGCGCGAAAGGATTTCTTCGGAGCTGTGGATTGCTATCAACCAGTTCTACCTAAAGTTGAGCGACCCTGAAATGCCCAAACAGGTTTTGGCCGCGCCGCATGCATTTTACAGTAGCGTAAAGGAATTCAGCCAGCTCACAGCAGGCATTATTCAAGGCACAATGAGCCACGATGTGGCGTGGAACTTTACGCACCTTGGAACACTGCTCGAACGAGCCGACCAGACTTCGCGAATTCTAGATGTCAAGTACTATATCTTGCTCCCAGACGTGAGCATGGTGGGCATGGCACTCGATACCGTGCAGTGGAACGCCGTTCTTAAGAGCGTTGGCGCTTACGAGATGTTTCACCGTCGCAATTCCGACGTGACACCGCATAACGTCGCGGAATTTCTGTTGCTTTCCGAGGACTTTCCGCGCTCCCTGCGCTACTGCCTGGAAAAAGCGGAACTATGTCTAAAGAACATCGCATTCCCCATCAAGAGCAATGCGGAATCCATACGCCTCTTGGGAAAGCTGCGTTCCGACATCTCGTTCACGACCATCGAAGAAATCATCGAACACGGACTCCATGAGCAAATTGAAAAAGTCCAAATTCGACTGAACGAACTCGGCAATCAGATCTGGAAAGACTTTTTCTGCTAA
- a CDS encoding circularly permuted type 2 ATP-grasp protein has translation MQFGNYDTEGFYDELCLPDGTPRPVAEPLFTKINELPEGELQRRQKIAESAFYDNGITFAVYGNKDGKDKIIPFDVIPRIVSASDWKHLEAGLKQRTDALNCFLTDIYNDRKILRDKIVPESLINTCTAYRAQMEGFVPPKGIWAHITGTDLVRDTDGTFYVLEDNMRCPSGVSYVLQNRQILKRTFPQVFSNCSIRPVDEYCTRLRKALEYLAEPIASPKVVVLSPGIYNSAYYEHSYLAQQMGVDLVTGDDLVVQDKKVYARTTRGLKQVHVIYRRVDDEFLDPKVFRPDSCLGVPGLIEAYKAGNVALANAPGCGVADDKAIYTYVPQIIKYYLGQEAIIPNVPTFVCENPKHMKHVLDHIENMVVKAASESGGYGMLVGPKSTKEECEAFKSKIIANPRNYIAQPMISLSRVPCIVNGGFEGRHVDLRPYIVQGRETYILPGGLTRVALRKGSIVVNSSQGGGCKDTWVIAENEKAPELGQAKLWMEQQQQQQ, from the coding sequence ATGCAATTTGGAAACTACGATACCGAAGGCTTTTACGACGAGCTTTGCTTACCCGACGGGACACCCCGCCCGGTCGCAGAGCCGTTGTTTACTAAAATCAACGAGCTTCCCGAAGGAGAACTGCAACGCCGCCAGAAAATTGCAGAATCGGCTTTTTACGACAACGGCATTACTTTCGCTGTTTACGGCAACAAGGATGGCAAGGACAAGATCATCCCCTTCGATGTGATTCCCCGCATTGTAAGCGCTTCTGACTGGAAGCACCTTGAAGCGGGCCTGAAACAGCGTACCGATGCGTTGAATTGCTTTTTGACGGACATTTACAACGACCGCAAGATTCTGCGCGACAAGATTGTGCCCGAAAGCCTCATCAACACTTGCACCGCGTACAGAGCGCAGATGGAAGGCTTTGTGCCGCCCAAGGGAATTTGGGCACACATCACCGGAACCGACCTTGTGCGCGATACCGATGGCACGTTCTACGTGCTTGAAGACAACATGCGTTGCCCAAGTGGGGTTTCGTACGTGTTGCAGAACCGCCAAATTTTAAAGAGAACCTTTCCGCAGGTATTCTCCAACTGCTCTATTCGCCCGGTGGACGAGTACTGCACCCGCCTGCGCAAAGCGCTAGAATATTTGGCCGAACCCATTGCTTCTCCCAAGGTTGTCGTGCTTTCGCCCGGCATCTACAATTCAGCCTACTACGAACATTCCTATCTCGCACAGCAGATGGGCGTAGACTTGGTGACTGGCGATGACCTTGTCGTGCAAGACAAAAAGGTTTACGCCCGCACCACGCGCGGACTCAAGCAGGTTCACGTGATTTACCGTCGCGTCGATGACGAATTCTTGGATCCGAAGGTGTTCCGCCCGGATTCATGCCTCGGCGTGCCCGGACTGATCGAAGCGTACAAGGCAGGGAACGTTGCACTCGCAAACGCTCCTGGTTGCGGTGTCGCCGACGACAAGGCGATTTACACTTACGTGCCGCAGATTATCAAGTACTACTTGGGTCAAGAGGCCATCATTCCGAACGTGCCGACTTTCGTGTGCGAAAACCCGAAGCATATGAAGCATGTGTTGGACCACATCGAAAACATGGTTGTCAAGGCGGCAAGCGAATCTGGCGGCTATGGCATGCTCGTCGGGCCCAAATCGACGAAGGAAGAATGCGAAGCGTTCAAGAGCAAGATTATAGCAAACCCGCGTAACTACATTGCGCAGCCCATGATTTCGCTCAGCCGAGTGCCCTGCATCGTGAATGGAGGTTTCGAAGGACGCCATGTGGATTTACGCCCCTACATTGTGCAGGGTCGCGAGACCTACATTCTTCCCGGCGGCCTTACGCGTGTGGCGCTCCGCAAAGGCTCTATCGTGGTGAACAGCTCGCAGGGCGGTGGCTGTAAGGATACTTGGGTCATTGCCGAAAACGAAAAGGCTCCGGAACTTGGCCAGGCCAAGCTATGGATGGAACAACAACAGCAACAGCAGTAA
- a CDS encoding transglutaminase family protein — protein sequence MPIYQIDHETVYDYNLPVLFSNHLAHMLPRSVSRQKWLSHSIEVDPNPTIQQERLDIYGNKVLAFSIEQEHKHFRFKTTGIVDVQAEEPPNPSDTMPWEQVAKLLERPTSAETLDAAMYAYASPFAKFEESVRNYALESFEPNRPIFDAAYELMTRIYTDCKYTPGATRIGAQPQEILRGRKGVCQDFAHLMIGCLRSLHLPCRYVSGYLHTHPCEGQPKLVGADATHAWVSSYVPGHGWVELDPTNNVLGGDEHIVLAWGRDFGDVSPLKGVITGGGEHTLKVSVNVDTTNY from the coding sequence GTGCCTATTTACCAAATCGATCACGAAACGGTTTACGATTACAACCTTCCCGTTCTTTTCAGCAATCATTTGGCGCACATGCTCCCGCGAAGCGTCAGCCGGCAGAAATGGCTTAGCCACAGCATCGAAGTGGACCCGAATCCAACGATACAGCAAGAGCGGCTCGACATTTACGGGAACAAGGTTTTGGCGTTCAGCATCGAGCAAGAACACAAGCACTTTCGATTCAAGACGACAGGGATTGTCGATGTGCAAGCCGAAGAGCCGCCCAACCCAAGCGATACCATGCCATGGGAACAGGTGGCAAAGCTCTTGGAACGCCCGACAAGCGCCGAGACGCTGGACGCCGCGATGTACGCCTACGCCTCCCCTTTCGCAAAGTTCGAGGAATCCGTCCGTAATTACGCTCTCGAAAGTTTTGAGCCGAACCGTCCGATTTTTGATGCCGCTTACGAACTGATGACCCGAATCTACACGGATTGCAAATACACGCCAGGCGCAACAAGAATCGGAGCGCAGCCGCAAGAAATCTTGCGCGGGCGAAAAGGAGTTTGTCAGGATTTTGCGCACTTGATGATTGGCTGCTTGCGGTCGCTGCACCTCCCCTGCCGTTACGTGAGTGGATACTTGCACACGCACCCGTGCGAAGGCCAGCCCAAGCTCGTCGGCGCCGATGCAACCCACGCTTGGGTGAGCTCCTACGTTCCCGGCCACGGCTGGGTAGAACTCGACCCGACGAACAACGTACTCGGAGGCGATGAGCACATCGTGCTCGCTTGGGGTCGAGACTTCGGCGATGTGAGCCCGCTAAAAGGCGTCATTACCGGAGGCGGTGAGCACACCTTGAAAGTGTCCGTGAATGTGGATACGACGAATTACTGA